The Congregibacter litoralis KT71 genome contains a region encoding:
- a CDS encoding MATE family efflux transporter, whose product MVSSISTASPITWRAHLGAVARLGLPLVGSHLAQVAIGATDTLMLGWYGVGALAAGSLAASVFNLLMIVGAGFAFAVMPLAAGAATRGDDEQLAGVTRMGFWLSALYALLVLPLMFWSGSLLFFGQDPAVAAGAQSFLRIACWAMFPALFAMVIKSHLSALERTRIILLVTLMAAVFNGIANWLLIFGKLGFPELGLEGAAIASLIAHGATLGGLVAYSRVSPRASRRGLFEGFWRPDWACCQQVFRLGWPIGITLLAEAGLFAFSAILVGLLGETVLAAHGIAIQLASISFMVHLGLSQVATVRAGQAMSMGDLVSLRRGAVVVAACSVSFSMLAIGAFVFSPEFLIGLFLSADDARSPAIVPIAITLLTAAALFQLADGAQVVALGLLRGVQDTRIPMIMAAVIYWCIGAPAGYVLGFHGGFGGPGVWFGLVVGLGLAAVALSLRFIRLLPQR is encoded by the coding sequence ATGGTCTCAAGTATTAGCACCGCTTCTCCAATTACCTGGCGCGCACACCTGGGGGCTGTTGCGCGCCTCGGTCTGCCGCTGGTCGGCAGCCATCTGGCGCAGGTGGCTATCGGCGCGACAGACACGCTGATGCTGGGCTGGTACGGGGTTGGCGCACTTGCCGCGGGCTCTCTGGCTGCTTCTGTGTTCAACCTTCTGATGATCGTGGGGGCGGGCTTCGCCTTCGCCGTGATGCCCCTCGCTGCCGGCGCGGCCACGCGGGGTGACGATGAGCAGTTGGCCGGCGTGACTCGCATGGGTTTCTGGTTGTCGGCACTCTACGCTTTACTGGTGCTGCCTTTGATGTTCTGGTCCGGATCTTTGCTGTTCTTCGGGCAGGATCCTGCCGTGGCCGCCGGCGCCCAGAGTTTTCTGCGCATCGCCTGTTGGGCCATGTTTCCGGCGTTGTTTGCCATGGTTATCAAGAGCCACCTGTCGGCGCTGGAGCGCACGCGCATCATTTTGCTTGTGACCCTCATGGCGGCGGTGTTCAACGGTATCGCTAACTGGTTGTTGATCTTCGGGAAGCTCGGATTTCCCGAGCTGGGTCTGGAGGGTGCGGCGATCGCTTCGTTGATCGCGCACGGCGCGACGCTTGGCGGCCTGGTCGCGTATAGCCGCGTGTCGCCCCGGGCCTCCCGCCGTGGATTGTTCGAAGGTTTCTGGCGGCCCGACTGGGCGTGCTGTCAGCAGGTCTTTCGCCTGGGTTGGCCCATCGGCATCACACTGTTGGCCGAGGCCGGTCTGTTCGCGTTCAGCGCGATCCTGGTCGGCTTGCTCGGCGAGACGGTGCTGGCGGCACACGGCATCGCCATCCAGCTCGCATCAATCAGTTTCATGGTGCATCTCGGCCTGAGTCAGGTTGCCACGGTCCGGGCAGGGCAGGCGATGAGTATGGGGGACCTCGTGTCTCTCCGTCGCGGTGCCGTCGTCGTCGCCGCCTGTTCTGTTAGCTTCTCGATGTTGGCGATCGGGGCCTTCGTGTTCTCGCCGGAGTTTCTGATCGGCCTGTTTCTATCTGCAGATGATGCCCGCTCGCCGGCGATCGTGCCCATCGCCATCACGCTGCTAACGGCAGCGGCGCTGTTCCAGCTGGCCGACGGCGCTCAGGTCGTCGCTCTGGGCCTGCTGCGCGGGGTGCAGGACACGCGTATTCCGATGATTATGGCGGCCGTTATTTACTGGTGTATCGGTGCGCCGGCTGGCTATGTGCTGGGTTTCCATGGGGGCTTTGGTGGGCCCGGCGTGTGGTTTGGCCTGGTGGTCGGATTAGGATTGGCGGCGGTGGCCCTGTCGCTGCGTTTTATCCGACTATTGCCACAGCGCTAG
- a CDS encoding amidohydrolase: MSRRRFPAGLPHEEMLMNMRGCFLAALVVFPLQLSAATLIHNVRGYTLHDGERLSFTALEYDKGVVTAIYDDAASASASKAAERIDGQGLTLLPGLIDAHGHVAGLGSALASVDLTGSDSEGEAVARLSAVAENGEAWLFGAGWNQVLWPSGEFPSKTSLDAVITDRPVALSRVDRHALWVNSKALSLAGITADTPDPAGGQIVRDDAGEPTGILIDNAMRLIAEALPEATVESKKRDLSRAMRYLVSLGMTGAHDAGSTALEVDAYDALLKDGEFPMRIYSMLRMADPLIEKKWLEGPRKSTGGLFELRSVKISADGALGSRGAALFEDYSDDPGNKGLLLLSDEELSRQISRSAELGYQVNVHAIGDRANAKVLDEFEALNASSGQRALRHRVEHAQILRPVDIQRFAELDVIASVQPTHATSDKNMAGTRLGEDRLEGAYAWQSLFESGAKLAGGSDFPVEPPNPFFGLHAAVTRQDRDGEPPGGWRVGEALSRNKALSLFTEDAAYSGHAETQVGRLLPGYAADFILVRDDFFAVPREQLWKNKVHATVVAGELVFGEL; this comes from the coding sequence ATGAGTCGCCGGCGTTTTCCGGCGGGACTTCCCCATGAGGAGATGTTGATGAATATGCGTGGATGCTTTCTGGCAGCGCTGGTGGTGTTTCCCTTGCAGCTGTCGGCGGCGACCCTGATTCACAACGTGCGTGGTTACACCCTGCACGACGGTGAGCGCTTGTCTTTTACAGCCCTGGAATATGACAAAGGCGTAGTGACAGCGATTTACGACGATGCGGCGTCTGCATCAGCAAGCAAGGCAGCGGAACGTATCGACGGACAGGGGCTGACATTGCTGCCAGGACTCATCGATGCTCATGGCCATGTCGCTGGTTTGGGCAGCGCACTGGCCAGTGTGGATCTCACAGGCAGCGACAGTGAAGGAGAAGCGGTTGCGCGTCTGAGTGCCGTGGCCGAGAACGGAGAAGCTTGGCTGTTCGGTGCGGGATGGAATCAGGTGCTGTGGCCCTCCGGGGAGTTTCCTTCCAAAACGTCTCTGGATGCCGTGATTACAGATCGACCGGTCGCTTTGAGTCGCGTGGATCGTCACGCGCTTTGGGTCAACAGCAAAGCGCTGTCCCTGGCGGGTATCACCGCCGACACCCCGGATCCCGCCGGGGGGCAGATTGTCCGGGACGACGCGGGGGAGCCCACGGGGATTCTCATCGACAATGCCATGCGACTGATCGCCGAGGCGCTACCGGAAGCAACGGTGGAAAGTAAAAAGCGCGATCTCAGCCGGGCGATGCGCTATCTCGTGAGCCTGGGCATGACGGGTGCCCATGACGCCGGATCCACGGCGTTAGAAGTTGATGCCTACGACGCGCTCCTTAAGGACGGCGAGTTTCCCATGCGGATATATTCCATGTTGCGTATGGCTGATCCGCTGATCGAAAAGAAGTGGTTGGAGGGTCCGCGAAAAAGTACCGGCGGGTTGTTTGAGCTGCGGAGCGTGAAGATCTCGGCTGATGGTGCTCTGGGCTCCCGGGGGGCTGCGCTGTTTGAGGATTATTCCGACGATCCGGGTAACAAGGGGCTGCTGCTTTTGTCTGATGAAGAGCTGTCGAGGCAGATCAGCCGCTCCGCGGAATTGGGGTATCAGGTGAATGTGCACGCCATTGGCGATCGGGCTAACGCAAAGGTTCTTGATGAGTTTGAAGCGCTCAACGCGTCTTCCGGGCAGCGAGCCCTGCGCCATCGTGTCGAGCACGCGCAAATCCTCCGCCCCGTGGATATTCAGCGCTTTGCTGAGCTGGATGTCATCGCATCGGTGCAGCCCACCCATGCAACCAGCGACAAGAATATGGCAGGCACGCGATTAGGTGAGGACCGTCTTGAAGGGGCCTACGCCTGGCAGAGTCTTTTTGAGAGCGGCGCAAAGCTGGCAGGGGGGTCGGATTTTCCCGTGGAGCCTCCCAATCCCTTTTTCGGTCTCCATGCCGCAGTAACCCGTCAGGACCGTGATGGTGAGCCGCCCGGCGGTTGGCGCGTTGGAGAAGCACTCAGTCGTAACAAGGCTCTTTCCTTGTTTACGGAAGACGCCGCTTACTCGGGGCATGCCGAGACCCAGGTCGGCCGCCTGCTCCCCGGTTATGCCGCGGACTTTATCCTGGTGCGGGATGATTTCTTCGCGGTGCCACGAGAGCAGCTATGGAAGAACAAGGTTCACGCCACGGTCGTTGCCGGAGAGTTGGTCTTTGGTGAGCTCTGA
- a CDS encoding glycosyltransferase family 2 protein: MTELLSVVVPVYNEREVLPTFHDRILAVLESLPVSVQLLYVDDGSSDGSSEWLAEKQSDDDRIGVLRLSRNFGKEAAMSAGFDHVEGDAVVVIDADLQDPPELIPTLVEHWREGYDVVYATRESREGEQWLKRQSAALFYRVMDRLSDVPIPRDTGDFRLLSRRAVDALAKLREQHRYMKGLYAWIGYPQKAVPYARDARSLGRSKWSYWRLWNHALEGITSFSAAPLKLATWLGLFTSVLAFAYGLFFLLRTLFLGNPVPGYPSLIVIMLFLGGVQLVCLGIIGEYLARTYNESKGRQLYFVMDYRPSGGLHRRETLADTSEETAVSPRSEENERLQNP, from the coding sequence GTGACGGAGCTGTTGTCCGTTGTGGTTCCCGTCTACAACGAGCGTGAGGTCTTGCCGACCTTTCACGATCGGATTCTGGCGGTACTCGAGTCTTTGCCGGTCTCCGTGCAACTGCTCTATGTAGACGATGGCAGCAGCGATGGCTCCAGCGAGTGGCTGGCCGAAAAACAAAGCGATGATGACCGTATCGGCGTTTTACGTCTGTCACGGAATTTCGGTAAAGAGGCGGCCATGTCCGCGGGCTTTGATCACGTCGAAGGCGATGCCGTGGTGGTGATCGATGCGGACCTTCAGGACCCGCCGGAGTTGATTCCCACCCTTGTGGAGCATTGGCGTGAGGGTTACGACGTGGTCTACGCGACCCGGGAGTCCCGGGAGGGTGAGCAGTGGCTCAAACGTCAAAGCGCAGCCCTGTTTTACCGGGTGATGGACCGGCTATCGGATGTCCCTATTCCCCGGGACACCGGTGACTTCCGTTTGCTCAGCCGCCGGGCCGTGGATGCTCTCGCCAAACTTCGCGAGCAGCATCGGTATATGAAGGGCCTCTACGCCTGGATCGGTTATCCCCAGAAAGCGGTTCCCTATGCGCGCGACGCCCGCTCCCTGGGGCGGAGCAAATGGAGCTACTGGCGTCTCTGGAACCACGCCCTGGAGGGCATTACTTCCTTCTCCGCCGCACCCCTGAAGCTTGCTACCTGGCTGGGGCTGTTCACGTCAGTCCTGGCTTTTGCCTACGGTTTGTTCTTTTTATTGCGCACGCTTTTTCTGGGTAATCCCGTGCCGGGCTATCCGTCGCTGATTGTGATCATGCTGTTTCTGGGCGGTGTGCAGCTCGTCTGTCTGGGCATTATTGGCGAGTACCTCGCGCGAACCTATAACGAGAGCAAGGGGCGGCAGCTGTACTTTGTGATGGACTACCGACCCAGCGGTGGCCTTCATCGCCGCGAGACTCTGGCTGACACCTCGGAGGAAACGGCAGTCAGCCCACGCTCCGAAGAAAACGAGCGCCTGCAAAACCCCTGA
- a CDS encoding SDR family oxidoreductase: MNYFVTGGTGFIGRFLVPKLLDRGGKVFVLVRPGSVPKLDALRELWGASPEQVVAVEGDLSKRRLGVKAAWVKQQTGKIDHFFHLAAIYDMEADAESQRVSNVNGTAQAISLAKALKAGCFHQVSSIAAAGLYEGTFTEDMFEEAGALDHPYFATKHESEGLVRKETTMKWRIYRPGMVVGHSETGEMDKIDGPYYFFELLDKLSKVTPEGLPLIMNKAGLLNIVPVDFVVNAMDYLAHMDGPDHACFFLTDPDGIRVGDLLKVMMEVGHGPKLRAVNLRLLDKASKLAGSGISKIPTVKSLGEKAVARLGIPPQVIGYINYPTRFDSTKTQAFLEPSGITCPSFESYAQVLWDYWRHFLRGDKDSLIREVDGLFNDFIGRPTLAVLRRKVKGQVVMVTGATSGIGKECALRLARAGATVLLVARTVEKLDETLQEIAQKGGDAQAYSCDVSSEKDCQKLVRDVLRDHGHVDVLVNNAGRSIRRSVRHSYDRFHDFERTMELNYFGALRLILGFLPSMEERERGHIINISSIGVLTNPPRFSAYVASKSALDAFSLCAAPEYAANNVSFTTIHMPLVRTPMIAPTSLYKAFPTLSPEQARDLVIKAIIAKPKRMSTGLGVTGAVAQATIPSVTEAFLSQAYALFPDSPAARGLTEEEAAAERANMPSNKLELAQKMFAQVMRGVHW; this comes from the coding sequence ATGAATTATTTTGTGACCGGCGGTACGGGTTTTATCGGACGTTTTCTGGTGCCCAAACTTCTGGATCGGGGTGGCAAGGTCTTTGTTTTGGTTCGTCCCGGCTCCGTGCCCAAGCTTGATGCGCTCCGGGAGCTCTGGGGCGCGTCACCGGAGCAGGTCGTTGCCGTGGAGGGCGACCTTAGCAAGCGACGTCTCGGCGTGAAAGCGGCCTGGGTGAAGCAGCAAACAGGCAAGATCGATCACTTCTTCCATCTTGCGGCGATTTACGACATGGAAGCCGACGCCGAGAGTCAGCGCGTCAGCAATGTGAATGGCACCGCCCAGGCGATCTCGCTGGCAAAGGCCCTGAAAGCCGGCTGCTTTCATCAGGTTTCATCCATCGCCGCCGCGGGTCTTTACGAGGGCACCTTCACCGAGGATATGTTTGAAGAGGCGGGCGCTCTGGACCACCCCTATTTCGCCACGAAGCACGAGTCCGAAGGCCTGGTCCGCAAAGAGACCACTATGAAGTGGCGCATCTATCGGCCCGGCATGGTCGTGGGACATTCCGAAACCGGCGAGATGGACAAGATCGACGGGCCCTATTACTTCTTTGAGCTGTTGGACAAGCTCAGCAAGGTGACCCCCGAGGGTCTGCCCCTGATCATGAACAAGGCGGGCCTGCTGAACATTGTCCCTGTGGACTTTGTGGTGAACGCCATGGATTACCTGGCGCACATGGATGGTCCGGATCACGCCTGTTTCTTCCTCACGGATCCCGACGGTATCCGCGTCGGCGATCTCCTCAAGGTGATGATGGAAGTCGGACACGGACCAAAACTTCGGGCGGTGAATCTGCGGCTTCTCGATAAAGCCAGCAAGCTTGCGGGATCGGGAATCAGCAAGATCCCCACGGTGAAGTCCCTCGGGGAGAAGGCCGTGGCGCGTCTGGGTATCCCGCCGCAGGTCATCGGCTATATCAACTATCCCACGCGTTTTGATTCCACCAAAACCCAGGCATTTCTCGAGCCCTCGGGGATCACCTGCCCCAGCTTTGAATCCTATGCGCAGGTACTGTGGGATTACTGGCGGCACTTCCTGCGGGGCGACAAGGATTCCCTGATCCGTGAGGTAGACGGGCTGTTCAACGACTTCATCGGACGTCCCACGCTGGCGGTGCTGCGGCGCAAGGTCAAAGGTCAGGTTGTCATGGTCACGGGAGCGACCAGCGGTATTGGTAAGGAGTGTGCACTGCGCCTTGCCCGCGCCGGGGCCACGGTGCTCCTGGTGGCGCGCACGGTAGAAAAGCTCGACGAGACTCTTCAGGAAATCGCCCAGAAAGGGGGCGATGCCCAGGCCTATTCCTGCGATGTGTCCAGTGAGAAAGACTGCCAGAAGCTGGTCCGAGACGTCCTTCGGGATCATGGTCACGTGGATGTGCTTGTGAATAACGCCGGTCGTTCCATACGACGCTCGGTGCGTCACAGCTATGACCGCTTCCATGATTTTGAACGCACCATGGAGCTCAACTACTTCGGCGCCCTCCGCTTGATCCTGGGATTTTTACCGAGCATGGAAGAGCGGGAGCGGGGGCACATCATCAACATTTCCTCCATTGGCGTGCTCACAAATCCACCGCGTTTCTCGGCTTACGTGGCGTCCAAGTCGGCTCTTGATGCCTTCAGCCTTTGCGCTGCACCGGAATACGCGGCGAACAATGTGTCTTTTACCACCATTCACATGCCCCTGGTGCGCACGCCGATGATCGCGCCGACAAGCCTCTACAAAGCCTTTCCCACCTTGTCGCCGGAGCAGGCGCGGGACCTGGTGATCAAGGCGATTATTGCCAAGCCCAAACGAATGTCTACGGGATTAGGGGTGACCGGCGCCGTGGCCCAGGCCACGATTCCCAGTGTGACCGAAGCGTTTCTCAGTCAGGCGTACGCGCTGTTTCCCGATTCGCCCGCGGCACGCGGTCTGACTGAGGAGGAGGCCGCCGCCGAGCGCGCGAACATGCCTTCCAACAAGCTTGAGCTTGCGCAGAAAATGTTTGCCCAGGTAATGCGCGGCGTCCACTGGTAG
- a CDS encoding class I SAM-dependent methyltransferase: MSREEQRVALQATLYASRNPTRRYLHCARRDWVLAQLRELGSQGSIKQALELGPGSGVYLPALSQLAQRVVALDVEPGHLRAAKHLLAAEGEAVSVGFVQGDLRSGILQGGSVDLLLCSEVIEHVADSAGLLKAMAGALSPQGTLILTTPQPLSPVELLGKIAFLPGIIHLLRLVYREPVEPTGHINLLSAAQLKTQCTAAGFVVRKQARMGFYLPILGEFGGNWGQRFLAAIDRKLQGSRFEAVLWTQCYLLRKADGAVHGSAQTPSDVAA, translated from the coding sequence ATGAGCCGCGAAGAGCAGCGGGTTGCACTTCAGGCCACGCTCTACGCATCGCGCAATCCGACCCGCCGCTATCTCCATTGCGCCCGTCGCGACTGGGTGTTGGCACAGCTTAGGGAGCTGGGGAGTCAGGGCTCTATCAAGCAGGCTCTGGAGCTGGGGCCCGGTTCTGGCGTGTACCTCCCCGCGCTTTCGCAGCTGGCTCAGCGTGTTGTCGCCTTGGACGTGGAGCCCGGTCACCTTCGGGCGGCGAAGCACCTTCTGGCTGCGGAGGGCGAAGCAGTATCCGTCGGGTTTGTGCAGGGGGATCTTCGCTCAGGAATTCTGCAAGGCGGTTCTGTAGATCTGCTTTTGTGCTCTGAGGTGATTGAACATGTTGCAGACTCGGCGGGGTTACTGAAGGCCATGGCCGGGGCATTGTCGCCTCAGGGTACCTTGATTCTCACTACGCCTCAGCCTCTGAGCCCCGTGGAGCTTCTCGGCAAAATTGCCTTTCTGCCGGGGATCATCCACCTGCTGCGCCTGGTTTATCGCGAGCCCGTCGAACCCACGGGACACATCAACCTCCTGTCGGCGGCGCAGCTCAAAACCCAATGCACGGCCGCAGGGTTCGTGGTGCGTAAACAGGCGCGGATGGGCTTTTATCTGCCGATCCTTGGGGAGTTTGGGGGCAACTGGGGACAACGATTCCTCGCGGCAATCGACAGGAAGCTTCAGGGATCACGGTTTGAAGCCGTGTTGTGGACCCAGTGTTACCTCCTCCGGAAAGCAGACGGTGCCGTTCATGGAAGCGCCCAAACTCCCTCTGATGTTGCCGCTTAA
- a CDS encoding HAD-IB family hydrolase, whose amino-acid sequence MSSSVKPLLEAIEASPDGPEICAIFDFDGTIISGYSAIAFIREQLRRGDLSVRDFLELASAMTNFGLGNLGFSGMMAVTTQFIRGIEEQAYTELGEELFTKQIARLVYPESRALIDAHLAKGHTVGIISSATPYQVEPAARDLGIENVLCTQLEVIDGVFTGSVVRPTCFGQGKVDAAEVLADSVGANLDNGFFYSDSTDDQLLLEHVGNPVALNPSDKLRAVARDNNWPTASFGSRGRPTLGQFVRSIAATVSLVPTFAAGLPIYALTGSRREATNFSINLFAETASALINLDLRVNGEENLWKERPAVFIFNHQSKADVVIGAKLLRRDMAGVGKQEIRKMPVIGKVLEMGGVVMIDRKNAASAIEAMKPLVDAMRNEGKSVALAPEGTRTVSPNLAPFKKGAFHLAIQAGVPIVPVVIRNAGDVAPKGDFVFRPATVEVDVLPPVDTSDWSADTLDEHIRDVRNMFLRTLGQPEEKAPTAKKTKAKAQSKAKATTKTKAKKKPATKAKAQAKATAKTPPRAKAKAKARVKAVPKTPAKTTAKTKARPAAKARPKTTAKARPKSQPKARTKSAGS is encoded by the coding sequence ATGAGCAGCTCTGTAAAGCCCCTCCTCGAGGCCATTGAGGCCAGTCCCGACGGGCCGGAAATTTGCGCCATCTTCGATTTTGACGGCACGATAATTTCCGGTTATTCCGCCATCGCGTTTATCCGCGAGCAGCTGCGTCGGGGCGATCTGTCCGTGCGGGATTTTCTGGAGCTTGCCAGCGCCATGACCAACTTTGGACTGGGAAACCTCGGCTTCTCCGGCATGATGGCGGTCACTACGCAGTTTATTCGCGGTATCGAAGAGCAGGCCTACACCGAGCTCGGTGAAGAGCTGTTCACCAAGCAGATCGCCCGGCTGGTGTATCCCGAGTCTCGCGCACTCATTGACGCGCACCTCGCCAAGGGCCACACCGTCGGTATCATCTCCTCTGCCACGCCCTATCAGGTGGAACCCGCAGCGCGGGATCTGGGCATCGAAAATGTGCTGTGTACCCAGCTTGAAGTAATAGATGGCGTGTTTACGGGCAGCGTCGTCAGACCCACCTGCTTCGGGCAGGGCAAAGTCGATGCGGCCGAGGTACTTGCGGACAGCGTTGGCGCTAATCTGGATAACGGTTTCTTTTATTCCGACAGCACCGATGACCAGCTGCTCCTGGAGCATGTCGGCAATCCCGTTGCCCTCAATCCCAGCGACAAACTGCGCGCAGTGGCAAGAGACAACAACTGGCCGACGGCAAGTTTTGGTAGCCGGGGTCGTCCCACACTGGGACAGTTTGTTCGCTCCATCGCCGCCACAGTGAGCCTGGTGCCTACCTTCGCCGCAGGGCTGCCTATTTACGCACTCACCGGGTCCCGGCGGGAAGCGACGAATTTTTCCATCAATCTATTTGCCGAAACCGCCAGCGCGCTTATCAACCTGGACCTTCGAGTGAACGGCGAAGAAAACCTGTGGAAAGAAAGGCCCGCCGTGTTCATTTTTAACCACCAGAGCAAGGCGGACGTGGTCATCGGGGCGAAGCTCCTGCGCCGTGACATGGCCGGCGTGGGCAAGCAGGAAATCAGGAAAATGCCGGTGATCGGCAAAGTGCTGGAGATGGGCGGCGTGGTCATGATCGATCGCAAGAACGCCGCCTCAGCGATCGAAGCCATGAAGCCCCTGGTGGATGCCATGCGCAATGAGGGGAAGTCCGTAGCCCTGGCCCCCGAAGGCACGCGCACCGTATCCCCCAACCTGGCACCGTTTAAAAAAGGGGCGTTCCATCTGGCTATTCAGGCCGGCGTACCCATCGTCCCGGTGGTGATTCGCAATGCCGGGGACGTGGCACCGAAGGGCGACTTTGTTTTTCGTCCCGCGACCGTGGAAGTGGATGTTCTGCCACCGGTAGACACCAGTGACTGGAGCGCCGACACCCTGGATGAGCACATCCGTGATGTCCGCAACATGTTCTTGAGAACCCTGGGGCAGCCTGAAGAAAAGGCGCCAACCGCGAAGAAGACTAAAGCAAAAGCGCAGTCCAAAGCCAAGGCGACGACAAAAACCAAGGCCAAAAAGAAACCCGCGACGAAGGCGAAAGCTCAGGCAAAGGCAACCGCGAAAACTCCACCCAGGGCAAAGGCCAAAGCAAAAGCCAGGGTCAAGGCTGTTCCCAAAACA